CCATGAATACTGATTGTTCTGATACAACAACAGGGCTTACGGTTGGCAGCGCTTGAAGATTTTCAGCGGAAGAGTAGTAGATATTTTCGGTAGTGTAATCAATGAACGCAAGGGCGCATCTTCTACTGAAATTCATAACATCGATGAATGGATAGTAACCCTTGGAAATAGCGCTGGACACAGTCCAGTGGGCACCATTATCCGTTGAGAGCGCCATTCTTATATCGTGATTCTCATCATGGTAAATAATTGAGACAACTCCGCTTCCGGCCTTTTCTGATGTAATAATCGGAGCCGATGTGTCTCCCCCGTTAGAAACTTCGGTTTCGAAATAGCTTGTCTCGCCGAAGGAGACGGACATAATCTTGTTATCAGAATATCTTCTATACGTCAGGTAGGTCCATCCGGCAGGACCGGCTGACGCTGAAGGAAGTATGGCATTACTTG
This genomic interval from Candidatus Aegiribacteria sp. contains the following:
- a CDS encoding T9SS type A sorting domain-containing protein; the protein is SNAILPSASAGPAGWTYLTYRRYSDNKIMSVSFGETSYFETEVSNGGDTSAPIITSEKAGSGVVSIIYHDENHDIRMALSTDNGAHWTVSSAISKGYYPFIDVMNFSRRCALAFIDYTTENIYYSSAENLQALPTVSPVVVSEQSVFMGGPPVIRHGGLTSGVSLFYMGPGTGGPEPQDLWFDNSLKTESNPEPELSGTDFSMSPNPFTSCLSIEFSFTEPGECALDLYSMNGRLVESIYSGVTSRETVQIGEQLPAGIYSVVLRTGDSMTTRRVVKL